The following proteins are encoded in a genomic region of Thalassophryne amazonica chromosome 5, fThaAma1.1, whole genome shotgun sequence:
- the LOC117510209 gene encoding uncharacterized protein LOC117510209, translating to MLGRNKMAIWIMTGLLAVTTALFNLYILLTSIWNYKQKNKWSPSEAIITALSVANTVHQLLCYFWMTMDEVDQACRIVNMPYAVILVLIFSLKFTIMWDTSFLTFYYSTKLVATPNQCYTRMQAAILKHLTFTICLIPLCGLATCIPMLVVLHPDNNTRVNQDCGIMIPDTVPGQIYEAMYLILADVAPGLVMIKCCISISVFLAVHLRNMKASTNSAHAPKFNTQLRVIQMALSLVVVFICFLVVDLYVHYQIAVNQENAIVLTFFFTSVYTTATAMVLIYGKKTLWKALIHDYNACVGVYPCLSCLKIPEKNIKSSSLTKVKNTVKST from the coding sequence GCCGTCACAACTGCCTTGTTCAATCTCTACATCCTGCTGACAAGTATATGGAACTACAAGCAAAAAAACAAGTGGAGCCCCAGTGAAGCCATCATCACAGCTCTGTCGGTGGCCAACACCGTTCACCAGCTGCTCTGTTACTTCTGGATGACCATGGACGAGGTGGACCAAGCGTGCCGCATTGTTAACATGCCCTATGCAGTCATACTGGTGTTAATCTTCAGCCTGAAGTTCACCATAATGTGGGACACCAGCTTTCTCACCTTCTACTACAGCACCAAGCTGGTGGCCACACCCAATCAGTGCTACACACGCATGCAGGCCGCCATCCTCAAGCACCTGACCttcaccatctgtctcattcCTCTGTGTGGGTTGGCCACCTGCATACCAATGCTTGTGGTGCTTCATCCAGACAATAACACCAGGGTCAACCAAGACTGTGGGATTATGATCCCTGACACCGTTCCCGGGCAGATCTATGAAGCCATGTATCTGATCCTCGCTGATGTAGCACCGGGTCTGGTTATGATTAAATGCTGCATCTCCATTTCGGTCTTCCTGGCTGTACACCTCCGCAACATGAAGGCCAGCACGAACAGCGCTCATGCGCCAAAGTTCAACACTCAGCTGAGGGTGATCCAGATGGCCCTGTCCCTCGTGGTGGTTTTCATTTGCTTCCTGGTGGTCGACCTGTATGTGCACTATCAGATAGCAGTCAACCAAGAGAACGCCATCGTACTCACTTTCTTCTTCACGTCCGTCTACACCACAGCGACGGCCATGGTGCTGATCTACGGAAAAAAGACCCTGTGGAAAGCACTGATCCATGACTACAACGCCTGTGTGGGTGTCTATCCGTGTTTGTCCTGCCTGAAGATcccagaaaaaaacatcaaatccagCTCGCTTACAAAAGTTAAAAACACAGTGAAGAGCACCTAA